The following coding sequences are from one Chloroherpetonaceae bacterium window:
- a CDS encoding cyclic nucleotide-binding domain-containing protein, producing MGLVFDILGNLAFLLIAFSYLVRDIFRLRVLSIIASAGGVAFNYFAPQEPLWIVINWNLVFISVNAYQIYVIIRERKEVKFTVEEKEIYERVFRNLTPVEFMRLLKVSEWQTLKQGTIIIERGKKVVYVGIIYDGKLSILVDDKVVAQLGKGSFIGEMSFITGNMASATVVVEEDSHCLLWKQETLHNLLDHDQTLKNGVQTAFGADLSKKLTKK from the coding sequence ATGGGTCTTGTCTTTGACATTCTTGGGAATTTGGCATTTTTGCTGATTGCCTTTTCATACCTTGTTCGCGATATTTTCCGGCTTCGAGTCTTGTCTATTATTGCAAGCGCGGGAGGTGTTGCATTTAATTATTTTGCGCCACAAGAGCCCCTTTGGATTGTGATTAATTGGAATTTGGTTTTTATCTCGGTGAATGCCTATCAGATTTATGTCATCATTCGGGAGCGGAAGGAAGTCAAATTCACGGTCGAGGAAAAGGAAATCTATGAACGTGTATTCCGGAATCTGACACCGGTTGAGTTTATGCGGCTTTTAAAAGTCAGTGAATGGCAAACCCTCAAACAAGGCACGATCATCATTGAACGCGGAAAAAAAGTGGTTTATGTGGGGATTATTTATGACGGGAAATTATCGATTTTGGTTGATGATAAGGTCGTCGCTCAATTAGGAAAAGGCAGTTTCATTGGTGAAATGAGTTTTATTACCGGCAATATGGCTTCCGCGACAGTTGTTGTAGAAGAAGATTCGCATTGCCTTTTGTGGAAGCAAGAAACGCTTCATAATTTGCTTGATCATGATCAAACCTTGAAGAATGGGGTTCAAACTGCCTTCGGCGCCGATCTTTCCAAAAAGTTGACAAAAAAATAG